The Miscanthus floridulus cultivar M001 chromosome 7, ASM1932011v1, whole genome shotgun sequence genome includes a region encoding these proteins:
- the LOC136465914 gene encoding uncharacterized protein, whose translation MAVPNYIYLKLKMPGPNGVIMIKSTYEHAYNYEVECIKYAEALMEAKTLIVDLDRLGSQLPKPKCRARTFEPMEAIKLVPVDPACPDNRALRISATLNIK comes from the coding sequence atggcagtccccaactacatctacctcaagctcaagatgccgggtcccaatgGCGTCATCATGATCAAGTCCACGTATGAGCATGCATACAACTATGAGGTTGAGTGCATCAAatacgccgaggctctcatggaagccaagaccctcatcgtcgacctcGACCGACTCGGCAGCCAGCTGCCCAAGCCCAAGTGTCGAGCCAGGACGTTTGAGCccatggaggccatcaagctcgtcccagtcgaccccgcctgccctgacaaccgggcgctgaggataagcgccaccctcaacatcaaatag